Genomic window (Rhododendron vialii isolate Sample 1 chromosome 4a, ASM3025357v1):
CAACTAACTAGAAAGTAAATGACCCAGTAACAAGTTACGCGTTATTTGAAAAGAGAAAGTAGAAGCCCGTGAAAGGGGATCCTTTTTGGCATCTCCAATATCCTTCCATACGGTACGTTCATCTGCTACGTTTTTACCGGTTTTCCTTTCCTCTGGTTGAACTTGCGCGCACAATGCTACAGCATTGCGCCACtgatatgattttttttccaccaTCAGTGTATATCTGATGCTGGTTCTTCGCCACAATGACAGACGACATGGAGGAGCATAACTGCCTTCTCCATTAACCAATGAATTCCTTTTTCTCACCCTCATATACTTGTAAACTTCTTGATCAATTGGAAAGTTCCTAAAGTGATCAGAAAATTCCCCCAGGTTATTGACCAAAAAGGAGTTGGTCAAGATTGCCACAGAAAAAGGTCGCGGAGCTAGGCCGAACTTGAAGGTCAGTGTCTAACTTTACACTATACCATAAGGCCTGTTTCTTGAACTGATGGACCTTTAACTTATAAAATTTTGGCTCATTCGTAAGTATTTGGGTTTTTAGGAGGTATTAGACTGCAGAATATATAGTCAGAATCTCCTTTCAGAAGAGTGCATAGGTTTCATGAGTGGTTTATCAAAGCTTGAGCATGTTATTGCTCCGAATGAACCGAATTAACAGGCTGCTGCTGCCTTGTCTAGTTGTTTGGTTTCTGCATTTTTCTGCATAATCTGTCATGCATTTCTTGGAATATTGTCAATTTCAAGAGCTGCAGAATTCCTACTTAACCGCAACGTATCACATTAGCTGTTTATATACAACTTTGTATACAGTACAAAACGAAAATTCCATACAAAAGCCACCAGGCCCCCCACCAAAAGGTAGACTGACGCCATGGCTTCTAGTTCTTCTACatagagaaaagaagaaaaaaaacaggcCCAACACAAAATTTCTGTATACACAAATTTATTTTACACAGAGCTCTGTatacacatattttttttacgtTCTTTGTTGCCTCTAAATGAAATTCCTCTTAcctccaaaatcccaaaacctcGACCTGAAAATGGGCGGCCACCCATCACTGTCTTGGCGGCTCACCAACATTGGTGGAATGTCCACACCATTTTCTTGTaaaccaccaccgccaccgccaccgccaccgccaccatcatcaccatcaCTTTCAGAATCCAACTCCAACCAACCAGCTCCAGTCTCACCCACATCCAAATTCACCACCAACGATCCCCTCCTTGCCCCCAGCCAACCCACGACCTCACTTGTCACTCCCCTGCACTTTTTAATCTTAATTTCTACCAAATTAGGACACCCAAATGCAAAAGCTTTAATCCCCTGATCCGTCACAGGACACCCCTTGATACATAGCTTCTTCAACCCCACACAATTCGAAGCAACATACGAGATTTCTGCATCCCCAATCCTCGTCTTACTCCTTCCGCATAAAGTTAACTGCTCTAATTTTGGGAAATTCCTGGCTACCGATTCGAGGCCGACACAACTCACGTTCACACCAATTAGGACTAGTTCCTTAATTCTATTATTACCACAGTGCTTACCGATTAGAATTAGCATGTCGTCGACGTCGATGATGGAGCTGCGGTGGCATCGGATGACGAGCTCGGTGACGGTGTTGAAGCGGGAAAGCAGGGAGGGGAGGAGGTCCGATTGGGCAGCGCTGAGAGTCAGCCGACGGCGGCTCTGTCCCTCGACTTTCAGCATCTGTTTGGAGACAAGGGAGGCGTTTTTCCGGTCGCTGGAGCAGAGGAACTTGAAAACATAAGCCAAGCACTCGTCGGGAAGTTCGGAGATATAATCTTGGTTGCCCATAATACCCTCCTCCTTCTCCAGCGCAAACAGCAGCTCCGATCGGACGTCGGTACAATTTTTAGTTCCGATTCTCCTCGTCATTTCCTCTTTCGTATCTCAGTTTTCTTCTTACCAcaatgagggagagagagagagagtcttacAAGGGAAGTGAGAGAGGATATTACTCCAATATACTCTACTAGAAAGTAGGAAGGATTCCAAGAAACCGTCGTTCCAGTATCGTTGAATCTATTTTAAATTCGGAGTTTCCTCGGCGGGAGTGTTTTGCTGTGCCCAAGGCACGGCCACGGGCCACCACCCGGCTGTGCCTAATATATGGCATCGTTCCGGTCCAaaaatatgatccgaaccgttcactATATAGAGTTTAATGAGCAGACACAGATGAAGAAAACCAAGCCAATCAAATTATCAATAACTCAGTAAACAAACTGAATTTCGGGATGTTAATAAATGTCTGTAAAATTACACTACTTTGGACAAATATGGTTTGGTTACTAAGTTGCGGATATACGatgcattttgattttttgtaaaaattttgtTGTAAATATCAAGTTCTAAATAATGAACAGTTTAGATCTTATTTTTAGACTCAAGACGATGCCCGTTTTTTGGGAGCAGAAGACTCCCCAATTCCCGGGTAGGAGGTTCTACTGCAGCCTTGCCGTTGAGGTTTTACTCACTTTCTTTCAGCAATCTAATGCGTTCCACGTCACTATGTTTACACAACGTGCATTCCACTCAACCGCTCAGATAAAATGAGAATAAGGCAAGGCAAGTATCACAATCGCATAGTCAAAAATGCTAAGTTTTTAAAACTAACAATATTAGTGTAAAATATGGCTGATAATACTATAATTAAACTTAgcaatctttttaaaaataatcaaattttgaactttaaataactaaaactagcaacattttgctaataaccaaatttaatgaaTCTCATATTCTCAATTAAATATAtacatcattacaaaaaaaatgttctatctcttccattttctcccttctctctttttctttttcaacaatgttttcaaaaaaaatattttacttaaaactttatttttaaaaactgttttcccccaaaaattgtttttaactgtttttaaaaacatttttatacacaaaaaaattgttctttttaaaaaaaaaattgttttgtttaagaaaatatattttttcaaaacattttcttatataaaaactattttttcaaaaactgtagtTACccaagagttttttttcttcttaaaactgtttttcttttttttaaaaatttgaaaaaagctCATTATTTTATATATCTAATAAATAGTGATagtctcaaaattatttttgaaaaaaactatttctaAGTTCAcagttattaatttttttgtaatttaaaaagataatgtggcaacttttagttatttaattttgattatgccattgtggatttTTACATTACTAATCTTAGCAATatcttaaatggataattaaaagttgatgtgacaacttttagttgaggtggatgtgtggtaagactagacgagacaagattagaaatgaaacagttcaTGAGAtagtaggtgtagcacctatagaggagaagttgagggaaataggctaaggtggtttggacatatcTACAATAGACTAGAAGAtccagtagttaagagagcggataggatagctctaggtagcaatgttaTGGGGAGGAGTAGActtaaattgacattagatgctgtagtgTGCAAatatatgagtataatgggtctgtgtgaacaagtgactcttgacagagctcaatggaggaaacgaattcatgtagccaaccctAAGTGATTGAGACGTAAgactcgatttggtttggtttggttattttttattatagcattgtggatgcCCAGGCATGACAACCACATTGTGTTTAATCTTATATTtatctaataaaacacaagggtgtttAAGAATATTTCTTCTTAATGGTTTAGATTTCTTCCTGACACAAATTTTatctacacatacaaacaaaTTCAACGGTCCAGATTTCTTCACCTTTCACATACAAACCAATGGCAATTTAGTAAAAATAAATGGGATTTGAGGGCTGAGATTGAAACAATCCAAGGTTAGCATTGATTTGGGAATAGAGAATTAATTTTGAGCTCCCATCCCCACACCCCACACGtttctctcctcctctttctccctCTAGATTATCTCTCTCCCCCCATCTGCTCTCTCTTTCTAGCAACCTAGTCTCCAACGACCTTCAACGAAGCAACCTAGTCATCGTCTTCGATGACCCTTCGAGTAAATTGACTCTACACATCACAACCCAGTCATCCAAATCAcccctcctacttgtacaaggccatTTAAAAGCCGTGAGGACGGGCTAAAGTGCATAGGAATTTCACAATTAAGCGTGTTTATCCTGGAGTAGTctagggatgggtgacctactgggaagGATATGGGATTTAGGCGtctaaagcggacaatattgtacaaagatggagcggttcgttacaaatggtatcagagccccgcCTTGGGCAAAGTGGTGGTAGGATGCGCTCTGCTGCCACAGACCCCATGGGAGGTTGCTGGGCctgtgcaacgaggacgttgcatgTCTAGggggggtagattgtgacacccTGCTTTCcggtaattctctttcgtgctactaagaagaggatcacatactacacactaatgaatcgatttagtgtttgagccactacCTAGCAAGTGCCATAGGCCAATTCCAACAGgagtgcgtagtgccgtaggcacgggcaaacactagtAGTATAATAACTTTGCATTCTCCTTCAAATTGTCCATTTTGGAACAATTTTAGGCATCGCTctactaaggccccgttccggaacgtagaataagtccttattttttaagaaggcaatttcaagctcaaaaataatagatttattaaaatttaaaaatatgcaatatggatcttatttgaaagatctcgatgagatcttttatacggtgcaaaaaaaaaatttttttttttatttacactatttttgagtttgaaaatatgaaataagtacttattttttaagaaggtgttctggaacggagcctaagccTTCTTATTCAATAAATGTTTATTTTACAATTTTGAAAGGAGAAATAAGAACCCCTGTTCTACTAAAAGTTCTTAAgaaatattccctccgtccttaaataagtgtccgacgTGTAAATCTAGgtcttcaaaaagatgcatttgtttcgttaaaaaaattaaatttttttcacaaatcaatagatagcaacgagttctattagattgtgaaaaaaaaattaatttttcaatgaaaaacatgtatattttgtaaggcctagTTTTAcgtgccggacacttatttagggacgaagggagtaagtATTTATCCGGTAtgtcattttttattgcttaaatcttttaatatagatctcaaaaaatatgcaatatagatcttg
Coding sequences:
- the LOC131322560 gene encoding F-box/LRR-repeat protein 16-like; this encodes MTRRIGTKNCTDVRSELLFALEKEEGIMGNQDYISELPDECLAYVFKFLCSSDRKNASLVSKQMLKVEGQSRRRLTLSAAQSDLLPSLLSRFNTVTELVIRCHRSSIIDVDDMLILIGKHCGNNRIKELVLIGVNVSCVGLESVARNFPKLEQLTLCGRSKTRIGDAEISYVASNCVGLKKLCIKGCPVTDQGIKAFAFGCPNLVEIKIKKCRGVTSEVVGWLGARRGSLVVNLDVGETGAGWLELDSESDGDDGGGGGGGGGGGLQENGVDIPPMLVSRQDSDGWPPIFRSRFWDFGGKRNFI